In Candidatus Zixiibacteriota bacterium, the DNA window TTGCAACAACTCTAATGCAGATCTCAATTCCTATTTGAGGAACCATGTTCATTCCTTCAGCTATACTTCGTGCATAGCAAAGTTGATAGTTTTCGAAGATGTAGTGTTGCCCTTAGACAACAAAACGCCTTAACAATGTTGGTGTGGGATTAGCAGATCGTCCAGTTAAAAACGATCTGCAAGAAAAAATCAGAGGCGAAGAACTGAGAATGTCCCCGGTGAATGGTCGAAGAAGAGTTCAAGGGCATGAGCATTATATGTGGAATAATCTTCAAGAGAAGATTGCATACCTTGTATCAGGGAGGGCAAATACGGTCCGTAAGAAAGCAGAGATAAAGTATTGATCTCTCCGACTTGGTCGCCAGCCTTCAAGTAGTAGAACCACCCTGGGCAACAGCTATGACTACGTGAATGATCAGAGGAGGAATGACAGGGTGAAGTAGTACTTGAAGAGGTTTCACTGTGACAGCATGGAGAGGCCGGAGGCGTGTCCGTAGGCGAAGCAGTGGTTACCGCTTTTGAATCAGAAGGATAGACAATACTACAAATACATCTGGTCTCGAATAATGAGACCATCGCCAGCAGAGCGATAAAGAGTTGAAATTGTTTTAAAAGACTTTTCATATTTTAAAATAGTCTACACTAAGTGTCGACACAACTAATACATAAATCAAGAATAAAATGTTCATTTTATTTTGGGGGGACAATGTCGCAACTTTTGAGCGCGGAGATTCATCAGGATTGAGAAGAAATACTCAAAAGTGACCGCAATCTTGTATACTGCTCCCTCGTCCACAAGGGTATAATCCTTCTTTCGAGATTTAGTGTTTATTTTGGCTGAGTCACGAGATCTTGAAAGTGAAGTCAAAGTTTCTCTGAGCATATGATCCGGTAGAATTGCTCCAATGAAGAGAAGCGCGTCGTTTGCATGGCTGGTAACTAACCATTGTTTCCGCCACCTCTCAGGGGTGATATTGTAAAAGGATGTTTTAGCTTGCTTTTAAATAGAATTGGAATGATCTTTACTTAATCAATCAGATCGTACTCATCAAAACCTTAAAGGGATAATTCGAGTCATGGCACATGAATCATCATTTAAACCGGGCATGATGATTGGCTCTTATGAGATTGTACGGCTTGCTGGTTCGGGCGGGATGGGGGAAGTTTATCTTGCGAACGATACAAGACTTCATAGGAAGGTTGCGCTCAAGGTTCTGGCCATTGACCATCAGCGGCCAGTTGATGTCCGTATGCGGCTTCAGCAAGAAGCGCAAGCATTAGCGTCTGTGAGCCATCCAAACATTGGCTCTATTTATGATCTCGTTGAGATTGACAATCGGCTCGTGATGGTCATGGAGTGGATAGAAGGTAAACTCCTTTCCAGTATAGTAGGGAGTGTCTCACAAGATCAGCTGCAATCAATAGCTGTGGATGTTGCTGCCGCTCTTTCTGCGGCTCACCACGCAGGCATTTGTCACGGGGACATTAAGCCGTCCAACATTATTCGCGGTGACGATGGCCGGACTCGGGTATTTGATTTCGGAATAGCGCGGACGTTTGCCGATTCCCTGAGTTACGCTGACTATTCCGGCACAATATCCTATATGGCCCCTGAGCTGATTTCAGGAAATGCTCCGTCACCACAGTCTGACCAGTTCTCGCTGGGTGTGCTTTTGTACGAACTAGCAACCGGAACAAAGCCGTTCTCTGGTGACTACGAAGCGGTCGTTCAATACCAAATCCTGAATCTGACCCCCGCACCGATAACTACGCTCCGTTCTGATCTGCCTCAGTTTTTGATTGACACGATTAATCAATTGCTCGAAAAGAATCCGGATCAACGATTTGGTGATACGTCAGAGATTTGTGCAGCGCTCGGACAACAGACTGCGGAGCCCGCATCAGGCCTCTTGTGGCGGCGTTCAGTCCGGGTCGCTTTGTCAGCAATTATCGCGGTGATTATTTTAAGCGCAGGTACGGCCATAGTCCGGTACGGCGGGCATGAGGAAACAGATGATTCAGAACGAAGGACAATCGCCGTGCTCCCCTTCGAAAACACCGGAGGACCGTCGCAAGGATATTTCGCTGATGGCATGACTGATGCGATAATCGCAGGACTCGCCCAAGACACGGCCGTCAGCGTTATCTCACGGCAGAGCGTTATGAACTACAGAGGGAGCAGTAAGACTATTCAAGAGATCGGCCGCGAACTGGCGGTCGCCTTCATCCTGACCGGCGGCATTCAGAGAAGCGCCAATACGAACGGTGATAATCTCCGCATAAGCGCGAATCTTGCCGACGTTCGCACTGGTCGAATGAGATGGGCCAAAGTGTACGACAGAAATCTGAATGGACTATTTGCCGTTCAGAATGAACTCGCAGTTGATGTGAAAAAGGCCCTGCATCTGAGCGACACTACTGGCAGGAATCTACCACCGCCCACTTTTAGTCTGAGCGCATACGATTTCTTCTTAAGAGGCAACGACTACTTTAATCGGGGCTGGTCTCACGAGGACATTCGGTTCGCAATCGGAATGTACGAAAATGCGGTTGCCGAAGACTCGAGCTTTGCGATGGCTTATGCTATGCTTGCGCGATGTCACGCCAGTATGTTTTGGGAGTATTTTGATCGTACTGATAGTCGATGCCTCCGAGCGCGGCAAGCGGCAGATCGTGCGATGACGCTTAAAAGTGATCTTCCTGAAGCATACCTCGCACTCGGCTACTACTATTATCATTGCGAGCTTGACTATATACGAGCGCTAGAGCAATTCTATATTGCACTTCGGTTAGATCCTAATAATTGCGAATTGCTGAATGCCATCGCCGCCGTAGAACGGCGTCAGGGAAATCTCCCCATGGCTTTGGAGCATTTTAAACAGTCTCAAAAGATCGATCCACGCTCACATCTTAAAGCATTTGAAGTTGGGCTGACATATGGACTGATGCGGCAATATTCCGATGCGCACATATACCTCGATCGCGCCATAACGCTTTGTCCAGACTGGTCGCTGGCATATATTTATAAGGCATGGTTGTCCATTCTAGAGGACGGCGATATTGAAGCCGCGCGAGGGACACTTGCAAAAGCTCCACCTGAAGCAAATCTGCAAAGAAGTCACTACTATTGGTGGCTTCAGCGAATTGTCCAACCGAATGTATCTCCCGAAATGACCCATATCCCAGTTATGGATGACACCGCAGCGTACTATCTGTTTCTGAGTCAAATAAACCGATTGAGGTCCAATTCCTATATGCGGCGTGCTTATGCTGATTCGGCACGTAACTGGATAGCGCCGCGACTTGCCACCGCGCCGAACGCCGCCCGATATAACAGCTATCTTGGATTGGCTTATGCCGAATTGGGCGAGAAAGAAAAGGGGGTGCAATTCGGACAGAAGGCATTGGAATTATTGCCGACCTCTCGCGATTCATTTGATGCCCTTTTTCTTCTTCTTAATATGGCCGAAATTCTGGTGATTGTAGGAGAGCAGGAACAAGCGATTGGGCAGATTCAATATATGCTCAGCCTGCCGGGGTTTGTCTCGAAGCCATATTTCAAGGTCGATCCGTTATGGAGGTCATTAGAGGCG includes these proteins:
- a CDS encoding protein kinase → MAHESSFKPGMMIGSYEIVRLAGSGGMGEVYLANDTRLHRKVALKVLAIDHQRPVDVRMRLQQEAQALASVSHPNIGSIYDLVEIDNRLVMVMEWIEGKLLSSIVGSVSQDQLQSIAVDVAAALSAAHHAGICHGDIKPSNIIRGDDGRTRVFDFGIARTFADSLSYADYSGTISYMAPELISGNAPSPQSDQFSLGVLLYELATGTKPFSGDYEAVVQYQILNLTPAPITTLRSDLPQFLIDTINQLLEKNPDQRFGDTSEICAALGQQTAEPASGLLWRRSVRVALSAIIAVIILSAGTAIVRYGGHEETDDSERRTIAVLPFENTGGPSQGYFADGMTDAIIAGLAQDTAVSVISRQSVMNYRGSSKTIQEIGRELAVAFILTGGIQRSANTNGDNLRISANLADVRTGRMRWAKVYDRNLNGLFAVQNELAVDVKKALHLSDTTGRNLPPPTFSLSAYDFFLRGNDYFNRGWSHEDIRFAIGMYENAVAEDSSFAMAYAMLARCHASMFWEYFDRTDSRCLRARQAADRAMTLKSDLPEAYLALGYYYYHCELDYIRALEQFYIALRLDPNNCELLNAIAAVERRQGNLPMALEHFKQSQKIDPRSHLKAFEVGLTYGLMRQYSDAHIYLDRAITLCPDWSLAYIYKAWLSILEDGDIEAARGTLAKAPPEANLQRSHYYWWLQRIVQPNVSPEMTHIPVMDDTAAYYLFLSQINRLRSNSYMRRAYADSARNWIAPRLATAPNAARYNSYLGLAYAELGEKEKGVQFGQKALELLPTSRDSFDALFLLLNMAEILVIVGEQEQAIGQIQYMLSLPGFVSKPYFKVDPLWRSLEAQPEYRKLIYGSSS